In Paenibacillus kyungheensis, the following are encoded in one genomic region:
- a CDS encoding succinate dehydrogenase cytochrome b558 subunit, producing the protein MKGFYARRLHSLLGVIPLGAFFIEHMITNFSAYEGGKESFDKSVAFLNNLPLVLVLESLFIFLPLIYHGVYGLYIAYQAKPNNANYGYERNWRYTLQRITGVITFVYIVWHVFETRFQVALGNVTHEQLGGVMYNIVTNPVTFVLYTIGVLAASFHFANGLWSFLVSWGITVGPRAQRVSSYVCMTLFVIVSIMFILSLVAFRNMEFEDPTVALQAIRHFVA; encoded by the coding sequence ATGAAAGGGTTTTACGCCAGAAGGTTACACTCATTATTAGGGGTCATTCCGCTCGGAGCTTTTTTTATTGAGCATATGATTACCAACTTTTCTGCATACGAAGGCGGAAAAGAATCCTTCGATAAAAGTGTGGCATTTTTGAATAACCTGCCACTTGTTCTGGTTTTGGAAAGTTTATTCATTTTTTTACCACTGATTTATCATGGAGTCTACGGTCTGTATATCGCTTATCAAGCGAAGCCAAACAATGCTAATTACGGTTATGAACGTAACTGGCGCTATACACTTCAACGGATTACTGGTGTAATCACGTTCGTGTATATTGTATGGCATGTATTTGAGACTCGTTTCCAGGTTGCTCTCGGTAATGTAACTCATGAGCAATTAGGCGGAGTTATGTACAATATCGTGACCAATCCAGTAACCTTCGTACTTTACACTATTGGTGTATTGGCAGCTTCGTTCCACTTTGCAAATGGTCTATGGTCTTTCCTAGTAAGCTGGGGAATTACAGTAGGTCCAAGAGCACAACGTGTATCTTCATACGTATGTATGACACTTTTTGTGATTGTATCTATTATGTTTATTTTGTCTCTTGTCGCTTTCCGCAATATGGAATTCGAAGACCCAACGGTTGCATTGCAAGCGATTCGTCATTTCGTAGCATAA
- a CDS encoding LysR family transcriptional regulator, whose amino-acid sequence MLEDIDIFAVVVEQSSLNQASKLLNLSQPALSRKISKLEENLGVSLFNRNGKRLELTSIGRLTYTFALEQRQQNLKFLQSLNRYKSEDQTTVTFGASLTTLQTTLPPLVSSFTRKHPYAELKLITGKTHEIVNAVRDKKVDVGIVASAIHESGLICVPLFDDHLELVVPGNHLLADKKDITMQDLQGLAMIIFSKGTWYRKLIDDVFHRYTVMPDLRMEIDSFEAIVRLLPICMAAALLPKSYVGEQLLSGNELVSLHIPELEQTRRTTCLLYSESSDLGSAARQWIIDTKEQFETMNDSIRLDE is encoded by the coding sequence ATGCTTGAAGATATTGATATATTTGCGGTCGTTGTAGAACAATCCAGTCTCAATCAAGCTTCTAAATTATTAAATTTATCTCAGCCTGCGCTGTCTCGTAAAATCTCTAAATTAGAAGAAAATCTAGGTGTCTCCCTTTTTAATCGTAATGGTAAACGACTGGAATTAACGTCGATTGGACGACTTACGTATACATTCGCTTTAGAACAGCGCCAGCAGAACCTCAAGTTCCTGCAAAGCCTTAATCGCTATAAGTCTGAGGATCAGACAACAGTGACCTTTGGAGCCAGTCTGACGACCTTACAGACGACATTGCCTCCACTGGTGAGTAGCTTTACACGTAAACACCCTTATGCAGAGCTCAAATTGATCACCGGCAAAACGCATGAAATCGTCAATGCGGTACGCGATAAAAAAGTAGATGTAGGTATAGTCGCTTCAGCTATCCATGAATCCGGTCTGATTTGTGTGCCTTTATTTGACGATCATCTTGAATTGGTAGTACCGGGCAATCATCTACTAGCAGATAAAAAAGATATTACGATGCAAGATTTACAAGGTTTGGCTATGATTATTTTCTCAAAAGGCACATGGTATCGTAAATTAATTGATGATGTTTTTCATCGTTATACCGTCATGCCCGATTTGCGAATGGAGATCGATTCATTTGAAGCGATTGTTCGTCTGTTACCGATCTGTATGGCTGCTGCGTTGTTACCCAAATCTTATGTAGGCGAACAGTTATTGTCAGGCAATGAACTGGTTTCTCTTCATATTCCGGAACTGGAACAGACCCGCCGTACAACATGTCTTCTGTATAGTGAAAGTTCTGATCTAGGTTCAGCAGCCAGACAATGGATTATTGATACCAAAGAACAATTTGAAACGATGAATGATTCGATACGCTTAGATGAATAA
- a CDS encoding DUF3891 family protein — MIWREHEDAFIMIRQHDHAKLSGEFARHLNPQYIEQKERWDEVLIGCEQHDRGWIPLDEIPLWDDAKQIPFSFMHFPEPAKLVFYRYGIKELENMTPYGGMLASLHYAALVSHYGEEDPFCIAFVKEEKERQERIKEQVKPNEQALAFHRSVLELCDDLSLYVCLNDPGVSKENEQDWWKEGFEVGKKFAFTNDQAIMPKWVDEHRVSLSPFPFEAPFTLELVYRKVNKKDIQQSGLAQAFADTEKQTWNIEFVPSES; from the coding sequence ATGATTTGGAGAGAGCATGAAGATGCTTTTATTATGATTCGTCAGCATGACCACGCAAAATTGTCAGGGGAATTTGCCCGTCATTTGAATCCTCAGTATATTGAACAAAAAGAGCGCTGGGATGAGGTGCTGATCGGCTGTGAGCAACATGATCGTGGCTGGATTCCTTTAGATGAGATTCCACTATGGGACGATGCAAAGCAAATTCCATTTTCATTTATGCATTTTCCAGAACCGGCGAAATTAGTCTTTTACAGATATGGAATTAAAGAATTGGAAAATATGACGCCCTATGGTGGAATGTTAGCCAGTCTGCATTATGCGGCGTTAGTAAGTCATTATGGGGAAGAAGATCCGTTTTGTATCGCTTTTGTCAAAGAAGAAAAAGAACGTCAAGAACGTATCAAAGAGCAAGTCAAACCTAATGAACAAGCGCTCGCATTTCATCGTTCTGTATTGGAATTATGTGATGATCTATCACTATATGTATGCTTAAATGATCCTGGCGTGAGCAAAGAAAATGAACAGGATTGGTGGAAAGAAGGATTTGAAGTAGGGAAAAAATTCGCTTTTACAAACGATCAAGCGATTATGCCTAAATGGGTAGACGAGCATCGGGTGAGTCTGTCTCCATTCCCGTTTGAAGCTCCATTTACACTGGAATTGGTCTATCGCAAAGTGAATAAAAAAGATATTCAACAATCCGGTCTGGCTCAAGCATTTGCCGACACTGAAAAACAAACATGGAACATCGAATTTGTCCCATCAGAATCGTAA
- a CDS encoding metallophosphoesterase family protein: protein MERIALVSDIHGNYPAWQAVLADIDQKGITRIFCLGDLVGKGPDAVKITDEVALRCEVIIRGNWEELVARMSENDELFGWQARQLGAERVKFLDELPFRHEFLLSGRLVSLVHASPENVFHRVQPWDDLERRMGMFAPIVNPDTQESLIPDIVGYGDIHNAYMQHLEGRLLFNTGSVGNPLDMPAASYAILEGDYLSEVISPYSLQLVRVPYDIEQAVQDARDADIPALDYYIKELRTGVYRAMQQD from the coding sequence ATGGAACGTATTGCTTTGGTGTCTGATATTCATGGAAATTATCCGGCTTGGCAGGCGGTATTAGCAGATATAGATCAAAAAGGAATTACACGTATTTTTTGTCTGGGCGATCTGGTTGGTAAAGGGCCGGATGCGGTCAAAATTACCGATGAAGTCGCTTTGCGTTGTGAAGTCATTATTCGTGGAAATTGGGAAGAACTTGTTGCTCGTATGAGTGAAAATGATGAATTGTTTGGCTGGCAAGCCCGGCAATTGGGAGCAGAGCGGGTCAAATTTCTGGATGAATTACCATTTCGCCATGAATTTTTATTAAGTGGACGATTGGTCTCGTTAGTCCATGCATCACCTGAAAATGTTTTTCATCGTGTACAGCCCTGGGATGACCTAGAGCGCCGCATGGGGATGTTTGCACCGATCGTTAATCCAGATACACAAGAATCGCTTATTCCAGATATCGTTGGCTACGGAGATATCCATAATGCATATATGCAACATCTGGAAGGTCGATTATTATTTAATACAGGAAGTGTAGGGAATCCATTAGATATGCCAGCCGCATCGTATGCGATTTTGGAGGGGGATTATTTATCTGAAGTGATTTCTCCTTATTCATTACAATTGGTTCGTGTTCCTTACGATATTGAGCAGGCGGTACAGGATGCCCGAGATGCAGATATTCCTGCACTGGATTACTATATTAAAGAATTGCGCACCGGTGTGTATCGTGCCATGCAGCAAGACTAA
- a CDS encoding metallophosphoesterase — MQRRNFSLNPYDSLHTLYDPIRIPFYFKHRYDITRRQFLKRSTVVVASLGLGTAGYTWLGEPNWLDKVYIDLPLPQLPPSLNGMKLIQFSDVHLGMGKEASDLEKLADIIMAEKPDMICFTGDMVDDDPTPLRAGVGALQKMSAPLGKFAVLGNHDYLQDVLSVSTMIEQGGFQMLTNENVQIKQPDGTLAIIGLDDQLLGKPNVNKATADIGKDACRILLMHEPDYADKIPINFGFHLQLSGHSHGGQIRLPWFGAVITPRGSRKYIMGWYQAGPQRQLPLYVNRGIGTSQVPIRFLCRPELTIFTLRRAEG; from the coding sequence ATCCAAAGGAGGAATTTTAGCCTGAATCCCTATGACTCTTTACACACACTTTATGATCCGATAAGAATTCCTTTTTATTTTAAACATAGATATGATATTACCCGTAGACAATTTTTGAAGCGAAGTACAGTCGTAGTCGCTTCTCTAGGATTGGGAACAGCAGGATATACGTGGCTAGGAGAGCCGAATTGGTTAGACAAAGTCTATATCGATTTACCGCTTCCTCAGTTACCACCCAGTCTAAACGGGATGAAATTAATTCAATTTAGCGATGTCCATCTAGGTATGGGCAAAGAAGCATCCGATCTGGAAAAGTTAGCCGATATCATTATGGCGGAAAAACCGGATATGATTTGTTTTACAGGAGATATGGTAGACGATGATCCAACACCTTTACGTGCAGGAGTAGGCGCACTTCAGAAAATGTCTGCTCCGTTAGGCAAATTTGCTGTATTGGGGAATCATGATTATTTGCAAGATGTTCTGTCTGTGTCTACTATGATAGAACAAGGCGGCTTCCAAATGTTAACAAACGAAAATGTACAGATCAAGCAACCGGATGGAACACTTGCGATTATTGGTCTGGATGATCAGTTACTCGGCAAGCCTAATGTGAATAAAGCGACAGCAGATATTGGTAAAGACGCTTGTCGTATTTTATTAATGCATGAACCTGATTATGCGGATAAGATTCCGATTAATTTTGGTTTTCATTTGCAATTGTCAGGTCACAGTCATGGCGGGCAGATTCGATTGCCCTGGTTCGGCGCAGTGATTACCCCTCGTGGCTCACGTAAATATATTATGGGCTGGTATCAAGCAGGGCCACAGCGTCAGCTTCCACTCTATGTTAATCGTGGTATCGGAACGTCTCAAGTGCCAATCCGCTTTCTCTGTCGACCAGAGTTGACGATATTTACACTGAGACGAGCAGAGGGTTAA
- a CDS encoding TrkH family potassium uptake protein, with product MKNGFEIKVWTPPRILAIGYAVCILIGTLLLMLPVAHRSGEGLSFLNAFFTATSATCVTGLVVVDTGTFFSTFGQVVIMCLIQIGGLGFMTVATLFALVFRRRISLRERLVLQEAMNQGDMEGIVRLIKKVIYYSFAIELIAACLFTLRLMADFPLGQAMYYGVFHAVSLFNNAGFDLFGHYSSFTRYVSDPAINLISMALIILGGLGFVVLSDLIEYRKKRKLSLHSKAVLWMTSILLVGGFVLVFAFEFTNMRTIGSLSWDGKFWGSLFQSVTTRTAGANTLDLTQLRQATLLLTIILMFIGGSPGSTAGGVKTTTILLIIGAVISMVKGKEDVVLFYFRINKDRIYKALTITVFSLSLVIVATMILTMTEATGFINVLFEATSAFGTVGLSLGLTPNLSTPGKLVICLLMFAGRVGMITLVYALAPKQGKELYRYPEGKIMIG from the coding sequence TTGAAAAATGGTTTTGAAATAAAAGTGTGGACTCCACCTCGTATTCTTGCTATCGGTTATGCAGTCTGTATTTTAATAGGAACGTTATTATTGATGTTACCTGTTGCTCATCGAAGTGGAGAAGGATTAAGCTTTTTGAATGCTTTTTTTACAGCCACTTCCGCTACTTGTGTAACAGGGTTAGTGGTTGTAGATACAGGAACGTTTTTCTCAACTTTTGGTCAGGTCGTGATTATGTGTCTCATTCAGATCGGCGGACTTGGATTTATGACAGTGGCTACATTATTTGCACTCGTTTTTCGAAGACGTATTTCTTTACGAGAACGTCTGGTTTTGCAAGAAGCGATGAATCAAGGCGATATGGAAGGGATCGTTCGCTTAATCAAAAAAGTGATTTATTATTCATTTGCGATTGAATTGATTGCTGCTTGCTTGTTTACGCTGCGTTTAATGGCAGATTTTCCGTTAGGACAAGCGATGTATTATGGTGTGTTTCATGCGGTATCTTTATTCAATAATGCCGGGTTTGATTTGTTCGGTCATTATAGTAGCTTTACCCGCTATGTATCCGATCCAGCAATCAATCTGATATCGATGGCTTTGATCATATTGGGCGGGTTAGGGTTTGTTGTATTGTCTGATTTGATAGAATATCGCAAAAAACGTAAACTATCTCTTCATTCCAAAGCCGTATTATGGATGACTTCGATTTTGCTTGTTGGGGGTTTTGTACTCGTTTTTGCATTTGAATTTACGAATATGAGAACGATTGGTAGCTTGAGCTGGGACGGTAAGTTCTGGGGATCGTTATTTCAATCGGTTACCACCAGAACAGCAGGAGCTAACACATTGGATTTGACACAGTTAAGACAAGCGACTTTATTGTTAACGATTATTCTGATGTTTATTGGAGGTTCACCGGGTTCGACAGCAGGTGGAGTAAAAACTACGACCATTTTGCTCATTATTGGAGCTGTGATTAGTATGGTAAAAGGAAAAGAAGATGTGGTTCTATTTTATTTTCGGATCAACAAAGATCGGATTTATAAAGCGTTAACGATTACGGTCTTTTCTTTATCGTTAGTTATTGTAGCGACAATGATTCTGACAATGACAGAAGCGACTGGATTTATAAATGTGTTATTTGAAGCCACTTCTGCATTTGGAACAGTTGGATTGTCACTTGGACTCACACCTAATCTAAGCACACCCGGTAAATTAGTGATTTGTTTGTTGATGTTTGCCGGACGAGTAGGCATGATTACGCTGGTCTACGCACTTGCTCCAAAACAAGGCAAAGAACTGTATCGTTATCCTGAAGGTAAAATCATGATCGGTTAA
- a CDS encoding DMT family transporter: MNGQQWFTRPLGIWSSSLIATILWGSALPFIKLSYAHLGIESHDIFAQWLFAGYRFTLAGLLLMVLAKILNPKGQPIPHIPAKRLIHLSLFQTLLQYIFVYAALGMGSGMTMSIIAGSVSLFQMLSIRWIDNTERLSLRKWLGLLLGFTGIAVMGFGQSGGNVHFGFGLGELLMLLSALTGGWGNVLARREAGIEPILSLTGRQMFWGGLGLIVIGSLTGHPFPFQWDLAAVWMLLYLVVLSAGAFALWNTVMKYNKVGKVSMYLFLTPLFGVVLSALWLDEKLSIWAALALLLVASGIILVNRERIVHKG; encoded by the coding sequence ATGAATGGACAACAGTGGTTCACCCGTCCGCTTGGTATATGGAGCAGTTCACTGATCGCTACGATTTTGTGGGGAAGTGCACTGCCTTTTATCAAGTTAAGCTATGCTCATCTGGGGATAGAGAGTCATGATATTTTTGCGCAATGGTTATTTGCAGGGTATCGCTTTACATTAGCGGGATTGTTATTAATGGTATTAGCGAAAATATTAAATCCCAAAGGGCAACCTATTCCTCATATTCCTGCTAAACGGTTAATTCATTTATCGCTGTTCCAGACATTGTTACAATACATTTTTGTATATGCGGCACTGGGGATGGGATCAGGGATGACGATGTCGATTATTGCAGGCTCTGTGTCCCTTTTTCAAATGTTATCGATTCGTTGGATCGACAATACAGAACGATTATCGTTGCGGAAGTGGTTGGGATTACTGCTTGGGTTTACAGGAATTGCAGTGATGGGGTTTGGTCAAAGTGGAGGCAATGTCCATTTTGGCTTTGGACTGGGTGAACTGCTGATGTTGTTGTCTGCACTTACTGGAGGATGGGGTAATGTGTTGGCAAGGCGGGAAGCAGGCATTGAGCCGATTCTAAGTCTGACCGGTCGTCAGATGTTCTGGGGCGGTCTAGGCTTGATTGTTATCGGTTCTTTAACCGGGCATCCGTTTCCTTTCCAATGGGATCTAGCGGCTGTATGGATGCTTCTGTATCTGGTTGTACTGTCTGCTGGAGCATTCGCACTATGGAATACAGTGATGAAATACAATAAAGTAGGCAAAGTATCGATGTATCTATTTTTGACACCATTATTTGGCGTTGTATTGTCTGCTCTATGGTTAGATGAAAAGTTATCGATCTGGGCAGCACTTGCGTTACTTCTGGTCGCAAGCGGGATTATACTGGTCAATCGGGAACGGATTGTACATAAAGGGTAA
- the sdhB gene encoding succinate dehydrogenase iron-sulfur subunit → MAETSTQSNPANVTAKKNVKFIITRQDKPDSPSYTEEFELPYRPGMNVISALMEIQRNPVDNTGKATAPVCWESNCLEEVCGACSMVINGKPRQACSALVDKLEQPVHIAPMKTFPVVRDLVIDRSRMFGALKKVKAWIPIDGTYDLGAGPRMPEKKRQWAYELSKCMTCGVCLEACPNVNDKTDFIGPAALSQVRLFNAHPTGEMNKEDRLDALMEPGGIEGCGNSQNCVRSCPKGIPLTTSIAEMNKETSKHMFKRWLGV, encoded by the coding sequence ATGGCGGAAACCTCAACACAGAGTAACCCAGCTAATGTAACGGCCAAAAAAAACGTCAAGTTTATTATTACCCGTCAGGATAAGCCGGATAGCCCATCATATACAGAAGAATTTGAATTACCTTATCGTCCAGGGATGAATGTGATCAGTGCGCTGATGGAGATTCAACGTAACCCTGTCGACAACACAGGTAAAGCAACAGCACCTGTCTGCTGGGAATCCAACTGTTTGGAAGAAGTATGTGGAGCTTGCTCTATGGTAATCAATGGCAAGCCACGTCAAGCGTGTTCTGCACTGGTTGATAAATTAGAACAACCGGTTCATATTGCTCCAATGAAAACTTTTCCAGTAGTACGCGATCTTGTTATTGATCGTAGCCGTATGTTCGGTGCACTGAAAAAAGTAAAAGCATGGATTCCGATTGATGGTACGTATGATCTGGGTGCAGGTCCGCGTATGCCAGAGAAAAAACGTCAATGGGCTTATGAATTGTCGAAATGTATGACTTGTGGTGTATGTCTGGAAGCTTGCCCGAATGTAAATGACAAAACAGACTTTATCGGCCCTGCGGCGTTGTCTCAGGTTCGTCTGTTTAATGCTCATCCAACAGGTGAGATGAATAAAGAAGATCGTCTAGATGCATTGATGGAGCCGGGTGGTATCGAGGGATGCGGTAACTCGCAGAACTGTGTACGCTCTTGTCCAAAAGGTATTCCATTGACAACTTCGATTGCAGAAATGAACAAAGAAACATCCAAGCATATGTTCAAACGGTGGTTGGGTGTATAA
- a CDS encoding aminoglycoside N(3)-acetyltransferase — MISERPISYDQLVEEFKALGITEGMNILVHSSLKSLGGWIPGSAETVILALEAVLGESGTLIMPTQTSQLTDPKGWMYPPAEQRWWNLIRESMPPYDPDFTVTTGMGVIAETFRKQKGVYRSAHPQVSFAAWGKHAEEWMSDHDLDFGLGSHSPLQDLYHANGYVMMLGTSYHTNTSIHLAEYIAEWNGKKEITMKAPMMTDEGKQWVKFKDLNFDSDDFDEIGADFEQDCPHLFTQGYIAKAKTLLIQQRGLVDYAAGWLETHR; from the coding sequence ATGATCAGTGAAAGACCGATAAGTTATGATCAATTAGTGGAAGAATTCAAAGCATTAGGCATTACAGAAGGGATGAATATTCTAGTACATTCTTCGCTAAAAAGTCTGGGAGGATGGATTCCGGGAAGTGCTGAAACCGTTATCCTGGCTTTGGAAGCAGTATTAGGGGAGTCAGGCACATTGATTATGCCTACTCAAACATCGCAATTAACCGATCCAAAAGGATGGATGTATCCACCTGCTGAACAACGTTGGTGGAATCTGATACGTGAAAGTATGCCGCCATATGATCCTGATTTTACAGTGACAACAGGTATGGGCGTTATCGCTGAAACGTTCCGTAAACAAAAAGGAGTCTACCGTAGCGCCCATCCTCAAGTATCGTTTGCCGCATGGGGTAAGCATGCAGAAGAATGGATGAGCGACCATGATCTGGATTTTGGATTAGGCAGTCATTCTCCTTTACAAGATTTATATCATGCGAATGGATATGTCATGATGCTTGGAACGTCATATCATACCAATACATCGATTCATCTGGCAGAATATATTGCTGAATGGAACGGCAAAAAAGAGATTACTATGAAAGCTCCTATGATGACGGATGAGGGGAAACAGTGGGTGAAGTTCAAAGATTTGAATTTTGATTCCGATGATTTTGATGAAATTGGAGCCGATTTTGAACAGGATTGTCCCCATTTATTTACACAGGGATATATAGCCAAAGCCAAAACACTTTTGATTCAGCAACGTGGACTGGTGGATTATGCGGCAGGTTGGTTGGAAACCCATCGTTAA
- the sdhA gene encoding succinate dehydrogenase flavoprotein subunit, producing MATSNIIVVGGGLAGLMSTVKAAEAGVHVHLFSLVPVKRSHSVCAQGGINGAVNTKGEGDSPWVHFDDTVYGGDFLANQPPVKAMCEAAPGIIHLMDRMGVMFNRTPEGLLDFRRFGGTKFHRTAYAGATTGQQLLYALDEQVRRWETAGLVTKHENWEFLSAVLDDEGACRGICAQDLRNMEVVTFAADAVILATGGPGIIFGKTTNSVINTGTAASAVYQQGVHYANGEFIQIHPTAIPGDDKLRLMSESARGEGGRIWTYKDGKPWYFLEEKYPSYGNLVPRDIATREIFQVCVDEKLGINGENMVYLDLSHKDPKELDVKLGGIIEIYEKFMGDDPRKIPMKIFPAVHYSMGGMWVDYNQMTNIPGLFAAGECEYQYHGANRLGANSLVSAIYGGMVAGPKAVEYIKGLKKSAADMPTTMYDQIRKQQEDKYTNLMNMQGNENAYVLHKELGEWMTDNMTVVRYNDKLQATINKIKELKQRYTKINMNDSSSWNNPSVAFTRQLWNMLELSEAMTLGALMRDESRGAHYKPEFPTRNDEDFLKTTKATWTPDGPQISYEDVDVSLIPPRIRDYSKD from the coding sequence ATGGCAACATCCAATATTATTGTCGTGGGCGGCGGGCTAGCGGGCTTGATGTCTACAGTCAAAGCAGCAGAAGCAGGCGTTCATGTACATTTATTTTCATTGGTACCGGTCAAACGTTCACATTCCGTATGTGCGCAAGGCGGGATCAATGGAGCTGTAAATACAAAAGGTGAAGGAGATTCACCATGGGTGCATTTTGATGATACTGTGTATGGCGGTGACTTTTTAGCGAATCAGCCACCAGTTAAAGCAATGTGTGAAGCAGCACCTGGTATTATTCACTTAATGGACCGTATGGGCGTTATGTTTAACCGTACACCAGAAGGATTGCTTGATTTCCGCCGTTTTGGTGGAACGAAGTTTCACCGTACTGCTTATGCAGGAGCAACAACAGGTCAACAATTGTTGTATGCACTGGATGAGCAAGTACGTCGCTGGGAAACAGCGGGCCTTGTAACCAAACATGAAAACTGGGAATTCCTTTCTGCTGTATTGGATGATGAAGGTGCATGTCGTGGAATTTGTGCACAGGATCTTCGCAATATGGAAGTGGTTACGTTCGCCGCAGATGCTGTTATTTTGGCAACAGGTGGCCCAGGTATTATTTTCGGTAAAACAACCAACTCGGTGATCAATACAGGAACAGCAGCAAGTGCTGTATATCAACAAGGTGTACATTATGCGAACGGAGAATTTATTCAAATTCACCCGACAGCGATTCCAGGCGATGACAAGTTGCGTCTGATGTCTGAATCTGCACGTGGTGAAGGTGGACGTATCTGGACGTATAAAGATGGTAAACCGTGGTATTTCCTTGAAGAAAAATATCCATCTTATGGTAATCTCGTTCCCCGCGATATTGCAACACGCGAAATTTTCCAAGTGTGTGTAGATGAAAAATTAGGGATCAACGGTGAAAACATGGTTTATCTGGATCTATCACATAAAGATCCAAAAGAACTGGATGTTAAATTAGGTGGTATTATCGAAATCTATGAAAAATTCATGGGTGATGATCCACGTAAGATTCCGATGAAAATTTTCCCCGCGGTTCATTATTCAATGGGCGGTATGTGGGTAGATTATAATCAGATGACTAATATTCCTGGTCTGTTCGCTGCTGGTGAATGTGAGTACCAATATCATGGAGCAAATCGTCTGGGTGCTAACTCATTAGTATCAGCGATCTATGGTGGTATGGTTGCAGGTCCAAAAGCAGTTGAATATATTAAAGGATTGAAAAAATCTGCTGCGGATATGCCGACAACGATGTACGATCAAATTCGCAAACAGCAGGAAGATAAATATACGAACCTAATGAATATGCAAGGCAATGAAAATGCGTATGTTTTGCATAAAGAATTAGGTGAGTGGATGACTGACAACATGACAGTAGTTCGTTATAACGATAAGTTGCAAGCAACGATCAATAAGATCAAAGAGCTAAAACAACGTTATACGAAAATCAATATGAATGATTCATCCAGTTGGAATAATCCTAGCGTAGCTTTTACGCGTCAATTGTGGAATATGCTTGAATTGTCTGAAGCGATGACACTTGGAGCATTAATGCGTGATGAGAGTCGTGGAGCTCACTATAAACCTGAATTCCCAACACGTAATGATGAAGATTTCCTCAAAACGACCAAAGCAACTTGGACACCAGATGGTCCACAGATTTCATATGAAGATGTGGATGTATCTCTGATTCCACCGCGTATACGTGATTATTCCAAAGATTAA
- a CDS encoding GNAT family N-acetyltransferase, producing the protein MLSKQDLKKGFPDLYTDRLKLRRLTAQDVEIWWECASDPQVMKYLYGAKESKEYQSLQPDRLGRRVEEAFRSLSSMHFAITSKEEGTLYGVCSFQRWDERAARAEIGFALCRSHWGRGYAAEASSRMVEFGFEEMGLSHIVGRCHADNALSQRVLEKNGMRPQQPSSNAGIQSYWEEMGIMIYSIAHTEYLLRKERAASHSHSQGRSGGASSS; encoded by the coding sequence ATGTTGAGTAAACAGGATTTGAAAAAGGGCTTTCCTGATCTGTATACAGACCGACTCAAATTACGCCGTCTAACTGCGCAGGATGTGGAGATTTGGTGGGAGTGTGCCAGTGATCCACAGGTGATGAAATATTTGTACGGAGCCAAAGAAAGCAAAGAGTATCAGTCTTTACAGCCAGACCGTCTGGGCCGAAGAGTGGAAGAAGCTTTTCGTAGCCTGAGTTCAATGCATTTTGCGATCACTTCCAAAGAAGAGGGCACATTATATGGCGTGTGTTCTTTTCAACGGTGGGACGAACGTGCAGCACGTGCAGAAATAGGGTTTGCGCTGTGCCGTAGCCACTGGGGTAGAGGATACGCAGCTGAAGCGTCCAGTAGGATGGTTGAATTTGGATTTGAAGAGATGGGCTTATCTCATATAGTAGGTCGTTGTCATGCCGACAATGCTCTGTCTCAACGGGTACTTGAGAAAAATGGCATGCGTCCGCAACAACCTTCTTCCAATGCAGGGATTCAGAGCTACTGGGAAGAGATGGGGATCATGATTTATTCTATCGCGCATACCGAATACTTGTTGCGCAAAGAACGTGCAGCTTCACATAGTCATAGTCAAGGCAGAAGTGGAGGCGCTTCTTCTTCATGA